The Limanda limanda chromosome 14, fLimLim1.1, whole genome shotgun sequence genomic interval ctaaatgcaaaacacacagttgatatcagcaaattattcaacgaaacagcgagtggagcgaggcttcggcagactacgttagacgcagggaggagtatacatttttcataacgaagaggataacattaatgccctggcagtggcattgagctttaattttgtatttgctttgataacattgttaagttgagatttacactgaatattttatttaactgctactgtattaaatgctgatgttaaaagtgtttgcacaacaaatgttatggcacgttcgttcatatggcagaacattgaaaataaaattgcgctatacactaattcttaattcattattggattttgcgtatacaaatgcgattaatcgtgattaatcagggaaatcatgcgattaatcgcgattacaactttaatcgttgcccagccctaatatatatatttacagtatatatatcTGATTACTTAACACCATCTCTTCTATTTCTGTAATCAGAATTAACTGCTTGAGCTGGTTGAATTACCGAGGGCTACCATTTACATATCGTGCTTTAACTATTTGACGGATGGTATTAATTGCAAAGATCTATAATAAATCGATAATGTTCTAATTAATTAGTCAAAGCCTGGTATGCACATGAATAGTAGCCTTTGGTATTTTCACCTGCATAAGCATTTCATTACAAAACAACATAAGAATGCTAGAGCAGTGAAAATAAGAGCTCGGCACATATAATAATATTCTGAAAATCTAGGCTCTGGTAAGTACAAGAAATTGTATTAATATCTAAAAATGTGACAGATGTcactttatatatatgttttttttaatatcactAAAGTTTATTAGATATATGAGTGTTACCTACCTTATGTCTTGAAGTCGTCTCGGAGACTTTATCTCTCATGGAAACGCTGACATTTATAAGAATTCACATCGGGGGGGAGTCACTTGTTTGACCGGTTTTCTTTGTCGCACCATGAGGTTGGATTTTCATCATACTTCCATTCATGCGAACTTGCATTTGATCCTTAAATGATTTCTTGTAAATGGACACAACTCAAACTGCTtctattgatttgatttgatttgacttatCCTTTATTTTTGCAGGAAGTGAATGGTTTAAATACAGCATGAGCTCTAAAACTAAAAGAATTGCTTCATAGAAAACAAGCAAAAGTAGTGCAAAGAATTCTATACCTCAGGCACAAAAGTGTATATATAGGAAACAAGGCTGGAGATGTAGGGAATTCACTaataaagtcatttttttaactttagaGTCTAGATCACTTCACTGTCATCTCACTGATGTGATTCATAGATCTGAACTTTTTCAATAAATGATCAATATGCATCTTCAGACTTCATTAAAGTGATCAGAACCGAAGCTGTTTTCCATGGAAGAGggtgtgacctcagtgtgtggGTACCACGTGATGAGTCACTGAACACCAGTACCTAGAAACATTCGCTATAGAAGTGAGTGCGTGAGTGTGTTTGGCATTCAGTCTGACCTTGGCAGAGAAAACTGTTCTCCCAAAAGAAGAAGAtatctgttttctctgtgttcatccgttttcattcattttgattACAGGCTACGTGTGGAACATTGCTTATGTGCTTTGTAAATAGTGGCTGTTGCATTGTTTGCAGAAGGTTTTCAAGTTTAACCATTCATGAGCTGATAAGGAAGGTAGTCGACGAACGTGTTCAAACCTGCTGGTGAAAGGATTAAGATCCCCTCCCTTCAAGAATGAACTCAGAACAATAGAATGTACAAGGATTTCCAGGTAACAAGCGGGGGAAAGAATACAAGGTTAAAGAGAATAATACTAAAGTTATTGGGAAACGAGACTTCCGTGAACCTATCAGGTGAGGTCAGACCTTCACTCTGGTGCGTGAAGCAACAGTTTGTAAACGatcggggtcaaaggtcagtgagGGAATCACAGCCGTACGTCCCAGAGAAAGCAACTGGATTACTTTCTGTAAAGATGGAACCGTTTGTATGGGACTGTCTGTCCTGTTTGCTTCCTtccctgttcctgttcctgctgaGTCTCGTCCTCCGCTGGCTCAGAGCACGTTGTCGGACAGGACGGGCGTCCATGACTGAAGAAGAACCCGCGCTCATCTGCAAAACCTCTGCGCTGGCAAAATATCTGCTGCGCCACTGTGGCTCTCTGGCCAGGCCGAGACCGGCCGCCTGGCCCAGGGGGGACCCCCACCTCCAGACCCTCTCCGCTCTGCTGTGTGGACCAGCAGGAGACACAGTAGAGTTCACCAGGGACAATCTGCTGCTGAGAGACGGGGGGATTGTAGCGGTGGACTGGGCTCTGGAGACCAGACTGGGTGAGAGGActgggagggggaggtgggaggggaggaaggagcaTCAGTCGGGGGGAAAGGCGCTGGGTTGTTTCACCTCGGCGCCTCCTGTCCTTGTCCTCATCCCTCATTCATGGGGAGGGGTGAGCCCTCACTTGAAGGCTCTGTGCCTTCAGGCCATGCGTCAGGGCTTCTACGTGGTGGTGTTCCACCCCCGGGCCACAGCAGGGTGCCCGCTGACCACAGCACGACTCACCGAGTTCGGAGACCCGGCTGATCTTGAGCAGGTAAAGAGAGAAAACCGTTGATTCACAGCAGGTGCAAACTGACGGAAGCGTAGACAGAGCTTTTTTTACATGctgttattttgaaagtgaagtTCCTGTATAGACGCGGACTTACTGTTATGAATCTGTAACTTCACAAAGGAAAAGTTGTATGTTTTAGCGACCCTCCGAAGAGGCACAAGGTCTTACTGTGTTGTTTCGGGAAGTTTCTAATAAACcagaaaacatcagttgaaagtctcgaccatctttcggCGGATATGCTACAGATAGTTAAACGATAGTTTAAATTTGTGTccataattcaaatatttcGTTTGTTAGTCTAAGCTATTTTATCTAGTGGCTTTATTATGGAAGGTTGATTTGTAGTTCCTCATAAGCAGGGTGTTGGTTGGgaattttgttttgaaagggtTCTGTCAGAAAAAGGTTCTGTCAATAGAGAGGTTTTGAAGTGTGAAGGAAGGTAAACGGGTGTGAGGGttattagggttagggttagtatcCCGAGTCAATAAGCATCTCTCGTGTCCTCTTCcggctgaggcctcctgacagtaAGAGAACAAACCGCTACATTAGTCTTTTGTAGTTCACTGTTATTTATACAGATGGAGAGTCTAACTGTTTTAAGCTACGCTatacgtcactttcaaaataaaagcatgtaaaaaaagctctgtttttctgaatcaataaaaatctgtttttctgaGATAATTATCTCGGAAATACTGAGACAGTTATCtcagaaaaacagattttttttttcatttttttatcagAACTTATCTCGGAATTTCCGAGACAGTTATCTTAGAAGAACAGAATgttcttaatttttttatgaGAACTTATCTCGGAATTTCCGAGATACTTatctcagaaaaaaaacacaatctttttttttcaagtgaatgcaatacgcttccgtagtGCGGCTATGTGCTGCAATTATTAGCAAATGCATTGatagacagaaaataaatagcCAACACTTTCAGTTTAATCATTTTTAGTAATTTGATTTCTCAACTAGATTCATTCACCACAAGGTCGGAGGTAGTTTCACCTACCAGATTTAATCAATTTGATTAAATCTCTACAATCCACTGGAATTCAGTGTTGAAAGTCTATTCAGGTTAAAGCAAAGATggatcattattttatttttatggttTTAGCTCCAACaatatttttgttatattttttttaaatactgttaatttttatgttttgtgtttggcACCTCTCAGTAGGATCTGTTTTTTTAGCacttctattttattctgtgaGGCTCTATAGAAATAAAGTGGATTCCTTCTCTTTTGCAGGCAGTGACCTACATTCACAGCCGCCACCCGTCCTCCGAGCTGGTGGCGGTGAGTGAGGGTTCAGGTTCAGGGATCCTTCTCTCCTACCTGGGGGAATGTGGATCCAGCACATACctgactgcagctgctgccctCTCACCCGTGCTCCTGGGCCAGCTGTGGTTCCAAACAGCCATGCCTGCCATTTATCGCTGGGGTGCGCTGTTCCACCGGAAACTGCagctgaggaggtgagagaagttCAACTGAAAAGTGTGAAGTGTATAACACTGATATGAATATAGACATGATCATAACTTTTACTTCTCACATGGCTCCGGTGGAAGATACGCAAACTCCTTCAGAGGAGTCGTGGATGTGGACCGGGCCCTCAGCTCTTCCTCCCTGAGAGACTTTGAAGAAGCTCTTTTCTGCTCTTCGGCCCAACGTCCAGAGAATCCTCCAGTAAACTCTCTTAACAACTCCGGACTGAGGCCAAGACCTCATAATGAGAGGGAGGTGGCTCCCTCGGTGGCCTGGGCACTGGGGGAAAGGGCTCAGCCAGCCGAGGACTGGGACAGCTACTGGGAGAGGAACGAACCCCTGAGAGATGCAGATGAAGTGGCCCTCCCTGTGCTCTGCATCTGCAGCCGTGACgaccctctcctccctcctgcctccacTCTACCCATCGCCCTCTTCCAGAACAATCCCCACTTCTTTCTGGTGTTCACGGACAAAGGAGGGCACTGTGGATTCACCCGAGACCgacaggagatggaggaagggaAGGGTGAAAataaggaggtggaggaagctAGCTGGAGTCACATTGCAGTTCTGGACTACTTCAGAGTGGTGGCTGATTTCctaagaggggagaggagggatgggacAAGCTGGGGGGGTCCACTAGGGGGAAACATCCATGCTGGGCAGAGGAACAGGGGCAGCACCATGGGCCCTCTCCGCAGGAGGAGAGCCAGCGTGATGAGGAGGCCGAGACCTCAGGCACCAGAACAGAGCAGCGTGGATGCAGAAGGAGAGAACTTCACCTGGAAGAGGTCCTATACACGCTGAAGAGGAAGATGGTGGAGGATCAGAAAGATTCTATTGATTTTTGTACCTTGTCAATCAAACGTCTGGAATATAAAAGCAACCAAGTAATGGACAGCTGTTGGAAACGATATTTTAGTTCAGGAATGGGTTAAGACAAACTAAGATCGCTCATGATACAATACATGGTCCACAATAACGCTATCATCATACAGCAATTCTGCACTAATCATACAAGACAATCGTATAATGATACATCACAAACTAAACAAAATCACCCTAAAGAGTTAAAGTGCAGGATTCGTTCTGTAATTTGGTCTCAGTTTCAGAGTTTGACACAAACTGAGTTGaaacaatggagaaaaaaaattgcataaAGTTGAATCTTCTAATGTCTCTTTGGTCTTTTACAAACACACTGTAGATTGTAACATGTGCcattattcaaatttaaaatgacCACAAACtagagaatataaatataactaaATATTGAAATTTGGCCCCAGCATATTGATAATGTGAGTAAGGCCAATATGTTACAGAAACTACTTTGTCCCACTCTTCCACTTTGTATGTATCAAAACATGATGAATCCACGTTCAGAGCcgctttgagaaaaaaaagtcaataaagaaaaaggtttttaaagctttaaatacttttactttgtcATTCTGCTCAAATGCAAAACACCATAGGACAACGAAATATTAAAATTACTTTATTACAGATGATTCTTTATCCAGTAGCCCTCTTCCAACAAAAAATAGTAATTACAaacaaaatattacatttatccCCTAAACTTTGTTTCTGAAtttcttttatacattttaaatcactttatCATCTGTGAGGAATAGCTTTTCTCTTCTGCTATGCAACATTCAGCTTTTTGCACAATCTATACAGTTTAATACAGTTTAATACAGGTCTCAGGACCAGGGAGAATAAAACAGCAAGATCCACCAAATGACGGGAGAGATAAAAGAAATACTGATCAACAGACTGTACAGAAATGACCCTGCCTCCCGCCTACTCTCAGCCAATGGCAGCCGTCCCTCAGCACactgagggggggtgggggatcaCAGTAGACTCTTTAATCTGGTCAATCACTTGTGCAATCAGTGCAACTGATCCAGTTCAGAGTGACCAAGGTCTAAAGCTAGACTCTGCCCCAACTGCctccaaaacacacaactgGGAGTTCTAGTAAACACACGAGAAATCAAAAAATCTGCCACTGGTTTGGCTGCAGACATCGACTGGAAAATAAAATGGTCCATTCTGTtgttaaaggaaataaaatctCTAAGGaactggaaaaataaaagttggTAAAATGTGTTAGGTACAATGGCATCCTGGCAGAAAAAAGTTTTCAttgccattaaaaaaaaaattgtaaatagTGAGTTCAGGGAGGTAAGATTTAACAAAAGGCAAATTCTTTTAAGTGCAGTGTGAAAATGCTTTGTGTAAAACCAGAACAGAAGCAGGAACATAGAAGCAGGAACATGTTTCATAAGTCAGTCGCTCAAGTTCAAATAATATCAGTGGATCCCACAACACCTAAGAGTAAGTCTGTAGATATCAAACAACAGATATATTTTCACTGTCTTGTGCAAGAACTTGTCGGGTTGTGGAGGAAACCAAATGTTACAGAACTGAGCAGCTTTTAGGACAATTCTTTATCTCTCtatgtcactgtgacctcaacCTAGAAACCATGAAGAATCTAAGTAGACAATCTAATATAGCCCATGCTAAATCAAAGGCTACACCTTACTAGATTTCAAATGATGTGCAAAATTATCCTCATTcagcataaaaaataaaaaaaacggtTGCCGTTACACTCGAGTCAATCTGACCAAGAGTCCTGTTGTTGTCATTCACAACAGAACATCTGTAACAAGTCTCAGAACTCGTGGCTGCAAGTAAGACAGTGAAAACCCAGCGGCtgtaaaacacttaaaaaccGCTGGTCGAAAACCACATCAGTGTGTCCGCATCACAAGTTCAATTGTCTTTGATTTGTCAATCAGGATTTCCatattttcaaattcaaaatatacaatattaaCAGGTTTCCTGTACATTCCACCTCTGAAGATAATAATAATCTCTGCATTTCACAATAAGACTGCCACCGTTATCTCCATTTCTCtataatcctttttttttttttacagatttatatcatacatatatttttttcttcttttctttcacttgAAGAGCTCTTCTCAAAGACAGGAGCGGGGGGGTTGAAGACCACGATAGGCTCAGGgggggaggaaacagaggaggagggaagcagGGAGACCGGTGGTCAGAGGCTGACGTCGCGGCCACCGGGGGTGAGACCGAGCGGGGGGTCACACCGGGGGAAGTTGCAGGGTCATGGCAGCGGAGAACCCAGCGTCACCACCCACGCTCCCACGGACACATTCAGCAGTCACCAACCAGCAGAGCGCCAGCGACGCTCCCCCGTGCATTCAGTGTTCATTCCTCTCAATTTGACCCctttttaaaaagtcagaaactgCACACTGGGGCATATTTCAGACAGATGTGAGTTGCACAGAAACAAATAATTGTTTGagcgtgtttgtttatttacgaCCAACACAGCTATGTGCAccatttattttcacttaaatGTCCCAATACCACTTTCACAAAATGTGACCCTGTACATGCATTCATCAGTAAAGAGTGCAAAGGGACATAACTGGTGGTCTGGGGaatacagaatttaaaaaaaaagtatatttcaagtgaatttgtgtgtgaaaatgtgtcAGATTAATAATATCTGTGGGTAACGGCCTGTGCCGAAGTGCAAGTCATTGTAAAGTCACGACACCTGGTGGTGAAGCTCTACTTGAGGTAGGCAAACAGGCATCGTTCACTTTAAAGAACTTCATAGAGCATCGATAAGACGGCGCCAAATTGGAGCAGGAAATTACGGCATTGAAGTGAAGAGTGAATGCACGGGTTTGAATCTATGCAGGTAGAGGTTGTGTGCTGCTGAAAAGCCATCCTGTCATGACGGCTGTGTAAGGCTGTAGTATCCCTCAGACTGTGTGAGTGGAGGGCAGAGGCCTGTGGAAACCCAAGAGTCGAACCCATAAGGCAGAGCACGAGCACAGGGAGTGAGTGCTTCTCTCCTGCAGTCCAGCTGAAGATGCATCTGTTTGGCCTCATAGTCTGAACTGAACCTCAACTGAAATCTCATTAAAAACTTCACAATACGTTGGCATGAGTAATGAGTAGTTACCATAACGATATCTGACTCTGTACCTTTGGCATCTTCGCAGCCCTGCTGGTAAACAACTCCCCACCCAAGGGTGTTCAACCCAGGAGATATTCAGGACTGGGTGTATGTGATTTTTCATCTTAATGAATCAGGTTACATTTCCACTCGGGTGGTAGATCCCATCCTCAGCTACATCACTGCACTGATACCCACTTACATCAATCTCTGTTCTGCTCTTTCCATCTCCCTTCTAGACCTTTGCAACATGCTCTGAAACTCTTTAATCTACGTCCCCTCCTGCCTTCTCAACAGTACGTGAGTAATAATCTCATAAAACTTTCTCTTATAACGATTTCTGTGCTTTAATCTTGAGCCGGTGGCTTgaagtaaaaaatatttaaatgttattaaaaaaaattgcacaCATCAAATGCTAATTTCCCCCTGATTTGCTACCACAAAACAGCATATAAAACAGCAAACTGCAAACAAACTTCTCCTGATGAACTCCTGCTAGATAATCTGAACTCTACTTCGAGTCTATGGCAACAGAGACTAACattgcaaatataaaaacacattaaatagcACGGTAGGCTACAGTAAAACACTATTGCACTGTGGGATACTGTCTATGGCCTTCAGCCATCTTGGATTCATCTCGAGACTGTTGGGTTTCCACAGACCGCTGCTGGTAGCAGTGCACTGGTGAAAGAGAAGTGGTGATGGGAGCAACTGGGTGGAAGTAAACCCAGTGTCAGTACTGTGCAGTACGAGTCGGACGTACAGTGGGAAACAAGTGTATGAGAAGCATGTGTGGAGTTCTGTCTGTGTACAGTGTTACTTCGGTGTGTCAACGTTAAGACAATGactgtttctcttttgtttgtgtgtgtgtgcttgtgtgttcgTGTTGCCTAGGTGTATGACAGATGGGATCCGTTGGAGATCTGAGAGGTGATGCTGGCGCTCCTGCTCATGCCCTGTTCATTCCTTCCCCCTGATGACGTCCTCCTCGTAGCCTGCGGGCTGTTCCTCACCCCTCCCGCACCGCCTCCACTCCCCCTCTGActccctcctccagggtgaTGGAGGCTCCAGGGCGGCGGACCCCCAGCTAGCATGGGGTGACCCCAGGGCTGCTGAGAGCTGGAGCTCCCCTGGTGGTGATGACTATGGTggccccctcctccacctcctgcaggcCAGTGGCTTCCCCCCTGAGCCCCCTGgcctcctccccctccgcccccccagCCTCCCTGGGGATCAGAAGCCAGGTTAGTGAGCACCATGTTGCTAAAGCCCAGACGCATGGACTCAGAGTCAAAAGCCTCGATCTCTCGGGCCTGTCGCTCCAGCAGTGAGCGGATCCGCTCCAGGCGTTCGTTCTGTAGGGCGAGCATTTCCTCCTCAATCTGTGGAGAGAAACAAATAATATCAGCTTGATTTCATAACTTAACAACTCACATTGAAAGTGAATGAGAAAGGGAGTCAAGCCAATCGCCTTTTAGCAGGTTTAACCACGTTTAAAAACCTGCATGTACCTGCAAATTTTGGTGTAAGATTTAAGTAAGGACAGTATGTGAATGTCAACATTAGATTTGTGCGATAACCAACATGACGACACAGTGTCCGTCCAGGCTCTTTCTTACTTTCTGCTCCAGCAGAGCCCTCCGCAGAGACAccctctgctccagctccctcttctccttgtcGTGCTGAGCGTCCGTCTGCATCTTGATCTTGCTCTGGTATGCGTTGAgaagctccagctcctgctgcagctgcatcctCAGAACCTGACACTCCCCCTCTTGAGCTTCATCTAACCGCAGCTGAGGGCCGGGAAacaaaagacacagagagaaagaaactgaATCTTTCTCTGTGAGCACGTGTATTTGGCCAGCGTCAAtgaaatatacttttttaaGGAACAGAGATCCGAAATTAGAGTATAACTAATTTTCATCCCTCAAAATTGACAATGAAATGTAATCATGCATCAAAAAAATAACCATGTACTCATATTCATTGGTATCCATGTGtgttaaattatacattataaataatgaccaaaaacaacaacaacatgttgcATGTCCAATTCAATTCATATTTAGATTCTTCTTTCCTGAGATTAAAAGATAACATTGGACTCTTTTTATCAATGCAAACTCCCAATGGCAGCTTTGAGTGAAGACAAATCAgacattgatttgtttggtgACAGTAATGAAACATTTCCATCTTTGTTTCATGAGCCTGTTAGAGTTTCTCTTCAGATACTCACAGCCTGCGTGGAGAGCATCTCATTGATGGAGTGGTCGTACTGCTCTGCCAGGATGGCCAGCTTCCTggtctgctcctccttcagccTCTTCAGCACGGCCTTGTGTTCAGACTTGGGCGTGCTCTCCAGCAGATGATTCCTGAGGGCCTTGTACTGCCTGGTCTGGGTTTTACAAGTGTCTTGGAATTGCTTCTTAATCTGAAGCTCCTTAGACTGAGAAAAATAGTGACCGTTAAGTGacgtgtgtgcctgtgtgtggtTTGTCAAAGGGTCtgtttcaaagtgttttttgtaCCTTGAGGCTCTTGGGCTGCTGTCGGACCTCCATGACATGTTTCCGCCTcaactccctctccctcctcttgttGTATTCCAGCTGGTTTGTGAGCTCGGTCTGGTGCTGGGTACGGATCAGATCTGCCCGCGCCTTCTGGATCGTCCCCAGATGCCTGAACTCCAGCTCCTGCATCGACTCGTGATGCCGGAGCAGCATGGCGTGCTCCAGGTCCTTCTGTGTCTGCCGTTTGTTCAGCTCCTGGAAAAAATGAGAGAAATTCAGGGTGGAAGTGATACAAGAGCAGGTGATGCTCTGTAGTTGTCTCTGCATGTTGAAGTACCTCTCTGGCCAGATCCTGCTCCACATTGTGTCTGGCGATGAGGACCCTGCGTTTGAACCGACGACACTCCAGCTCCAGGTACTGCCTCTGTCTCCTCAGCAAGttggcctcctcctccgcctggAAGTGGACACGTGGTCACATGACTATAATGTACAGTATATCTCACAATTCGACGGAAATGGAGACAAGAAAACTTGGCAAGTGAAGTTTTGGGGGACAAACGAGCCAAGCAGGGTCAAACCTAGGTAGTAATTAGATGAGAGGTACATTTAGTTAATGTTGGAGATTCAACTA includes:
- the LOC133019452 gene encoding protein ABHD15, whose amino-acid sequence is MYKDFQVTSGGKNTRLKRIILKLLGNETSVNLSGEVRPSLWCVKQQFVNDRGQRSVRESQPYVPEKATGLLSVKMEPFVWDCLSCLLPSLFLFLLSLVLRWLRARCRTGRASMTEEEPALICKTSALAKYLLRHCGSLARPRPAAWPRGDPHLQTLSALLCGPAGDTVEFTRDNLLLRDGGIVAVDWALETRLGERTGRGRWEGRKEHQSGGKALGCFTSAPPVLVLIPHSWGGVSPHLKALCLQAMRQGFYVVVFHPRATAGCPLTTARLTEFGDPADLEQAVTYIHSRHPSSELVAVSEGSGSGILLSYLGECGSSTYLTAAAALSPVLLGQLWFQTAMPAIYRWGALFHRKLQLRRYANSFRGVVDVDRALSSSSLRDFEEALFCSSAQRPENPPVNSLNNSGLRPRPHNEREVAPSVAWALGERAQPAEDWDSYWERNEPLRDADEVALPVLCICSRDDPLLPPASTLPIALFQNNPHFFLVFTDKGGHCGFTRDRQEMEEGKGENKEVEEASWSHIAVLDYFRVVADFLRGERRDGTSWGGPLGGNIHAGQRNRGSTMGPLRRRRASVMRRPRPQAPEQSSVDAEGENFTWKRSYTR
- the LOC133019450 gene encoding serine/threonine-protein kinase TAO1-like isoform X2 is translated as MDLIQRTKDAVRELDNLQYRKMKKILLHEAHNGPAAEAQDGDEELEPGGGRTGTVNSVGSNQSIPSMSISASSQSSSVNSLNEAAQDSRSEVDLMEGDHTVMSNSSVIHLKPEEEESFSGEQETSSQPTEPQATPVQLPRKHYRNREHFATIRTASLVTREMQEHEQDSELREQMSGYKRMRRQHQKHLMGLENKLKGEMDEHRLRLDKELESQRSNFSQEMEKLLKKHQAALEKDLKTFSNDEKKFQQHIQVQQKKELSSFLESQKREYKLRKEQLKEELSENQSTPKKEKQEWLSKQKENIQHFQAEEEANLLRRQRQYLELECRRFKRRVLIARHNVEQDLAREELNKRQTQKDLEHAMLLRHHESMQELEFRHLGTIQKARADLIRTQHQTELTNQLEYNKRRERELRRKHVMEVRQQPKSLKSKELQIKKQFQDTCKTQTRQYKALRNHLLESTPKSEHKAVLKRLKEEQTRKLAILAEQYDHSINEMLSTQALRLDEAQEGECQVLRMQLQQELELLNAYQSKIKMQTDAQHDKEKRELEQRVSLRRALLEQKIEEEMLALQNERLERIRSLLERQAREIEAFDSESMRLGFSNMVLTNLASDPQGGWGGGGGGGQGAQGGSHWPAGGGGGGHHSHHHQGSSSSQQPWGHPMLAGGPPPWSLHHPGGGSQRGSGGGAGGVRNSPQATRRTSSGGRNEQGMSRSASITSQISNGSHLSYT